The genomic window GACCGCGGTGAAGTCGCCGTACGTCTTTGTCAGGTTTCTGGCCGTAGCGATGACCGGGGCGTCGTTCATGGTGCTACCTCCCATTTGTCGAGCATGGTCTTGAGTTCGTCGACGCTCATTCCGAGCTTTCCTGCCTCGGTGATCAGGGGTTCGATGTACTGCCGCGCGAAATCGTCGCGGCGGCGGAAGCGGAGTGCGTCCTGCGCGCCCGAGGTGACGAACATTCCGATGCCTCGTTTCTTGTAGAGAATTCCGTCGGCGACGAGTTTCGCCAGACCCTTGCCTGCGGTTGCCGGGTTGATGCGGTGGAAGGCCGCCAGCTCGTTCGTCGAGGGCACCTGGCTCTCCTCGGCGAAGGTGCCGTCGATGATCGAATTCTCGATCATCTCGGCAATCTGGACGAAGAGCGGCCGGCCCTCGTCCATCAGCGCAAGCCCCATGTGCTTGGTTGGTCAACTGGTTCGTTACTCATGTAATGAACCATAGAACCAAAGTGTTCTCTGCGCAATGCCTCGCAGTCATTCGCGCGAGTCGGGACGTGCAGTAGCGTCGTATGCATGGATTACAAGCAAGTGGCGGCCCGTGGTGGGAGCTGTTCGTTGCGAATTGCCGGGCCCGAGACGAGGCACGTTGTGCTGCTCCTTCCCGGAGCGGGTGACAGCCCGGACGTCTACGACGCTGTGGCTGAGCGCCTACACAACTCGGATCTGAAAACTGTTGTGGTAGAAGACATCGACGGGCTCGATCATGAGGCTGTGCTCGAGATACTCGACGAGATATCTCTACCGTGGGCACACCTGGTCGGCAGCAGAGAAGGCGCAGAGTTGGCGTGGGGCCTGGCCGCACGAACGTTCGGCAAATTCCAGAGCTTGACGGTGTGCGATCGCCCTCACCCCGCGATAGCAGACGAGAACGGAAGCATCGCCGCGCCCGACTGCCCACCCGTCGAACTTCCGACGACCGTAGTGGTCGGCAGTTCGCTACGTCGGGCGAGCGCGGACGGCACCGGCAGAGTCGTCTACGGTGACTTCCGCGTCGTTCAACTCGACGGAGTCGAGAACATCCCAGCCGATGCATCGGCGGCACTCGCGACCGAGATCGTCCTGAGAACCAGTCCCTGGTGATGCGCGGTGAAGCCGGTCAGATGTCGAGACCGAGTAGCGCGTTCTCGACGACCTCGGGGAGCCCAGGGTGGATCCAGTACTGGCCGCGTGCCATCTCGGCGACGGTGGTGCCGAAACTCATCGCCTGGATCAGTGGCTGAATCACCGTCGGGGCCTGAGCCCCGATCACGTGTGCGCCGAGAATCCGGCCGGTTTTCTTCTCGGCGATGATCTTGCAGAAGCCCTCACGGTCCTCCATCGCCCAGCCGTACGCGACGTCGCCGTAGTTCTGGATCTTCACCGCGATGTCCAAACCGGCCTCGCGTGCCTGCTCCTCGGTCAGTCCGACCTCGGCGATCTGCGGGTGCGTGAACACAGCTGCTGGTACGAACCGGTGATCGAACGCCTGGAAGCTCGACGTGTCCTCCCATGCGTGCTGCAGAAGGTTGTGCGCGACCACGCGAGCCTCGTGGTTGGCCACGTGCTTGAGCTGATACTCCGAGGAGACGTCACCGAGCGCGAACACCCCATCGGCCGTGGTCCTGCCGAATTCGTCGACGACAATTCTGCCCTCGTCGTCGAGTTCGATTCCGCCGGCTTCGGCTCCCAGTAGGTCTCCGTTCGGCTCGCGACCGACGGCGACGAGCAACGCGTCGCCCAGAACTCGGGTTCCGCCTTCGAGCTCGATCCCGACGCGATCACCATCGGCGATCGCTGTCGCTTCGCCTGAATTCAGATGTACGTTCCAGTGCTTCTGTGCGAGTTCGGTGAAGCGATCGGACAGGTCGCCGTCGAGGCCGCGCAAGAGCTTGTCCTTGCGTGCGACTATCGAGACCTTCGAGCCGAGCGCGCCGAACACGTGCGCGAATTCCGCTGCGATGTAACCGGATCCGAGAACAACCAGGTGCTCAGGCAGCTCCGGCAGCCGCATGATGTCGTCGTTGGTGTGGAACTTCACCCCCGAATCTCGTACCTGCTGAGGAATCACGGGGCGCGAACCCGCCGCCACCACGATTTGGTCGGCTGTGATGATGACACCGTTGCCCGCGTCGATCGTCCGTGGTCCGACGAATGTCGCGTGGCTGGAAAACAGTGTCACGTTGGGACTGCCGCTTTCGCGATAGTGCTTACCACCGGCCGAGATGGGATCGATGCGACCGAAAACGCGCCCGACGATATCCGACCACCGGACCTTGTCGAGGGTGGAGTCGATTCCGTATCGAGCGGAGTCGCGGATCGTCTGGGCGACTTCCGCGGCGTAGACGAACATCTTGGTCGGGATGCAACCGACGTTGAGGCACGTCCCACCGAACGGCGTGTGCTCCTCGAACAGCGCAATCTTCAGATCTGCGAAGCGGTCGTCGGCAATCGAGTTGCCCGATCCGGATCCGATTATCGCAATATCGAAATGCTCGGTCATGAAATGGTTCCGATCTCGCTGTGGTTCTTGCCGGATTCACGGTCGATGTGGGCACTGCGGTAGAGCCAGTCGATCCACTCGTCGACCTCCTCGAATGCGCGCGTTCGAGCCTTCTCCTGGGACAGAAATACGTCGTGCCGAGCACCTTCGATCGGCACGACCGTCGTGCGGTCTCCCAGGCATCCTGCCCACCGTGCGATCTGCCGGACATCGAGTACGGCGTCGGCGACGTCCGTCGCGGAGCTGTACTTGCGTGAGAAATGCGTGACCTTGGACCGCAGGATCAGCGACGGCACCCCGATATCGAGGCCTCGGTGCAGCTTTGCGTGGCCATGACGAACCGCGCGGATCCACCCGAAGGTGATCGGGAAGCCGGCCAGAGGCTTCCAATCGAGGTTGTAGTCCCACTCTCCGTGGTGGTCTTTGGCGAGCGAGAGCCCGTATGTGTCGAGGCCTTGTCCGGGGACCGGGGTCTTGGACTTCACTTTGCCGATCACGTCGATCGCTGCGGTACCCACACTGCGGATGGCAGCCGGACCCTGCAGATCGAACCATGGGCTGTTGAGGATGACTCCGTCGATGCCGAGGCCCGCGGTCCCGCCTTCCTGGCGGTTCAGTCGGTCCAGCCACAGTGGCAGGATCAGCCCGCCTGTGGAGTGTGCCGTGAGAACCACCGAGCCGGACGTGTCCGCACGCACCAACGACAGCGCCTCGTTCAGTTCCGCGTCGTAGAACGCCAGATCGGTGACGAAGTGCGGTGTTTGGCCCTCGCGCAGCGATCGACCGCATTTGCGCAGGTCCAACGCGTAGAACGCGAACCCTTTTGCGGCGAAGTGTTCGGCGAGATGGCTCTGGAAGAAGTAGTCGGTGAACCCGTGCACGTAGATGACGGCTCGATCTGCCGGCTTGTCGTCAGCCGGGGCGAAGCGAACCAGGGTCGCCTCCACCGTCCCTTCGCCGTCAGGATCCGCACCGAGCGGGATCGTGGTCTGCTCGTAGCCGTCGCCGAGAATGTCGGGCACCCAGGTAGTCACAGATCACAACTGTAGTTGGCCCTGATCAACGAGCACGAGGAGCACAATCGAGTCAGGGCTTTTCGCACGCGTCATAGCGGGTAAGTACGGGCAGGTAACGTAACCGCCACCTGAAGCAGAGTGTCGTCAGTAGAACTCACGGACAAGGAAGTCGATTCTCCAGTGTCAAAAGAACAGCGGTCGAACGAAGAGCAGGTCAAGCACAGCAAGACCGACGTGGTTCTCGTCGGCGCCGGGATCATGAGCGCCACTCTGGGTGCGCTGCTCAAACAGCTCGAACCGGAATGGACGATCGACGTCTACGAGCGACTCGATGCCGCTGCTGCCGAAAGCAGTGACGCATGGAACAACGCCGGAACCGGCCATTCCGCTTTGTGTGAGCTCAACTACACCCCGCAGAACAAAGATGGCTCGGTCGACATCTCGAAGGCTCTCAACGTCAACGAGCAGTTCCAGGTCTCGCGCCAGTTCTGGGCACACAGCGTCGAGTCCGGGGTTCTCAGCGACCCGAAGAACTTCATCAATCCGATCCCGCACGTGAGCTTCGTGCACGGCGAGTCGAACGTGAAGTACCTACGTGCGCGGTACGAGGCCTTGGCGTCGAACCCGTTGTTCGAAGGCATGGAGTACATCGACAGCCCGGACGAGTTCGCCAAGCGGTTGCCCCTCATGGGCGAGGGTCGAGACTTCTCCGATCCCGTAGCCCTCAACTGGAGTGACGCGGGCACCGATGTCGACTTCGGCGCATTGACGCGCCAGCTCCTCAACTACATCTCCGGTTCCGGCGGCACCGTCCACTTCGGTAGCGATGTGCGCAACATAACCAAGCAGTCCGACGGCACGTGGAATCTCAAGATCGCCAACCTCCGCACCGGCACCAAGAAGACCGTCAACGCCAAGTTCGTGTTCGTCGGCGCGGGCGGAGGCGCGCTGCATCTGCTGCAGAAGTCGGGAATCAGCGAGATCAACGGCTTCGGTGGGTTCCCGGTCAGCGGTGAATGGCTGCGCTGCACCAATCCCGATCTGATTTCACAGCATTCGGCAAAGGTCTACGGGAAGGCGTCCGTGGGCGCACCTCCGATGTCGGTGCCTCACCTCGACACCCGCGTCATCGGCGGCAAACCCGGTCTGCTGTTCGGTCCGTACGCAGGATGGTCCCCGAAGTTCCTCAAGCAGGGCAAGCTCACCGACCTGCCCAGTTCCGTCAAGCCAGGAAACCTCATGTCGATGCTCGGGGTCGGCGTCACCGAGCTAGGACTGGTGAAGTACCTCGTCAGTGAGCTCGCGCAGTCGGAAGCCGACCGCGTCGAGACCCTGCGTGAATTCGCACCCGAAGTCATCGGCACCGACTGGGAGCTCGTCACCGCAGGCCAGCGCGTCCAGGTCATCCGCAAGAAGGGCCGGGGCGGAGTGCTCGAGTTCGGCACGGCCGTCATCAATTCCGCCGACGGCACCATCGCCGGCCTTCTGGGGGCATCACCGGGTGCTTCGACAGCAGTTCCTGCAATGCTCGACGTCCTGCAACGGTGCTTTGGCGACCGCTACGACGCATGGCAGCCGAAACTCAAGGACATGGTGCCCTCGCTCGGCAAGAAACTGGCCGAGGATCCGGCATTGTTCCGCGAAATTTTCGATTGGACCGCACGTGGGTTGCAGCTCCAGGAGCCATCTCGACTCGCACAGCCCAGTGGCGTGTGATAGCAACACCTGATGACTACGCAAGCAGCTGCCCTCAAACGATCATGGGCTTTGGACCTGTCCAACAACACTCTGTACGACCTGTTGAAGCTGCGTGTCGAGGTATTCGTCGTCGAGCAGGCCTGCGCCTACCCTGAGCTCGACGGCCGAGACCTGCTCACCGAAACGCGGCACTTCTGGTTGGAGCGCGACGGCGAGGTCGTCTGCACCTTGCGTCTGCTCGAAGAGCACGACGACGGGGAGAAGGCCTTCCGCATCGGGCGACTGTGCACGCAGCGCTCAGCGCGCGGACAGGGTCACACGACGCGCATCCTGCGGGCGGCCCTCGCCGAAGTCGGCTCTGCGCCGTGTCGCATCAACGCACAGAGCTACCTCGTGGACATGTACGCCAAGCACGGATTCCTCCCGGACGGCGAAGAGGTCCTGGAAGACGGTATTCCGCACACTCCGATGCGTCGCGGTGGCGGTACGCCGTGGGGTGAGTCGTAGCGCGCGAGCAGTAGTGTTCGAGAAGTCGAAGTTGATGCGGGGAAGTCCTGTGCGAATCAGGCGCGGTCCCGCCACTGTGTAGGAATCGGTGCCCAGGTGTTGATTCCGAAGTCAGATCGCCGCACAACTTCGTAAGTTCGTGTCCGCCGCTTCGGCGGACGTCCACATCCCCGGCGCGGAGTCCGGGGTACGAAGGAGATCTCTCGTGCAGCAGTCCGGTTTTCCGTTCAGTGCGATCGTGGGCCAGGATCAGCTGCGCTTGTCCCTCGTGCTGTGCGCGGTCCACCCCGGCATCGGAGGCGTACTGGTACGAGGTGAGAAGGGGACAGCGAAGTCGACGGTCGTGCGCGCCCTCGCAGCGCTCCTTCCCGAGGTGATCGACGAAGGAATCGCTCGCCCGGCACGACTGGTCGAACTGCCGGTGGGAGCCACCGAGGATCGAGTTGTCGGATCTCTCGATCTCGAGAAGGTACTGCGTGACGGTGAGCGCGCATTCCAGCCGGGTCTGCTGGCGGCGGCCCACCGCGGCGTGTTGTACGTCGACGAGGTCAACCTGCTTCACGATCATCTCGTCGACGTACTTCTCGACGCGGCTGCGATGGGCCGGGTCCACGTCGAACGCGACGGCGTCTCGCACTCGCACGCAGCGCAGTTCGTACTCGTCGGCACGATGAATCCGGAAGAGGGGGAACTTCGGCCTCAGCTGCTGGACCGTTTCGGTCTCGCCGTCGAGGTCACCGCGTCCCGAGATGTCGACACCCGCATGGACGTCGTGCGTCGCCGACTGAACTACGAGCGCGATCCGGAGTCTTTCGCTGCAGGCTATGCAGACAGCGACGCCGAGATCGCCCGCAAAATCGTCGATGCTCGTAGTGTGCTCGACGACGTCGTGCTCGACGACACCGAACTCCGTCGAATCGCCGCGCTGTGCGCGTCCTTCGATGTCGACGGCATGCGTGCCGATCTCGTCGTTGCACGAACCGCTACTGCCCACGCCGCGTGGCGTGGATCGGTCGTCGTGGAGGAAGCCGACGTGCGAGTCGCGGCGGAACTCGCTCTGCCACATCGGCGTCGGCGCGATCCCTTCGACGAGCCAGGTATCGACGACCAGGCGCTGGACGACGCGATGCGCGATGCTGCGGAACAAGCCGACGCAGGGAAACCAGAACCGGAGCCCGATCCGGACGGTCCGGGCCCGAACAGGCCGGATCCCGACGATGCCGGTCCTGACGATGCCGGTCCTGACGATGCCGGTCCTGACGATGCCGGTCCAGACGACGGTGGCACGCCGCCGGGTTGCGGCGGTACCGAGCAGCCGCCACAACCGCAGAGCAGCAACGGTTCCCAGGAACGCAATGCAGCTGCGCCAGGGGCCCAGTTCCGTGCGCGCCTGATGGAGGTTCCCGGCGTCGGAGAAGGTGCGCCGGGCAGGCGATCGCGGTCCCGTTCGTCGCAGGGACGCGCAGTGCGTCCGACCACGGAGCGAGGGAAGGGACTTCACCTCGTCGGAACGCTGTTCGCCGCGGCCGAGGAACAGGTGGAGCGCGGCCGAACATCGGGTCGGTTCGTGCTCCGGCCTGCGGACCTGCGAGGGGCGTTGCGCGAAGGGCGCGAGGGAAACTTGATCGTCTTCGTCGTCGATGCGTCCGGTTCGATGGCCGCTCGTGATCGGCTGTCGGCGGTGACCGGGGCGGTCCTGTCTTTACTCAGGGATGCCTATCAACGACGGGACAAGGTCGCGGTCGTCACGGTTCGCGGACGCGAGGCAGAGTTGATTCTGCCTCCGACGTCGAGCGTCGACGTCGCGGTCACCAGGCTGCGCCGGATGAAGACGGGCGGGAAATCGCCACTGGCGCAGGGTTTTCTGAAGGCCCGCGAGGTAGTGCTGCGTGAGAAGGTTCGTGACCCGCTGCGTCGAGCACTCGTCGTTGCGATGACCGACGGCCGGGCCACGGGCGGAACAGACCCTGTCGGCCGCGCCCGTATTGCGGCCACTCGAATTGCCGGTGACGGCATCGCGTCGGTGGTCGTCGACTGCGAATCGGGGATGGTTCGACTCGGGCTCGCTGCCGACTTCGCCCAGCACCTGCAGGGCGGTTACGTTCGCCTGGCCGACCTGTCGGCCGAGCAGGTCGCCGCCGTCGTTCGCGCAGCAGCGTAGGGACAGGACATGCCACAGGGAGTGCCACTACCCGGTTCGGTGCCTGCGGACGGTCTGACGACGCGCCAGCGCCGCAATCAGCCTGTTCTCGCGGTCCACACGGGCCCGGGCAAAGGTAAGTCGACAGCCGCATTCGGAATGGCGATGCGCGCGTGGAATCAAGGATTCGACGTCGGGGTGTTCCAGTTCGTCAAGAGTGCCAAATGGAAGGTCGGGGAAGAGGCGACGTTCAGACTGCTCGGCGATTTGCACGACTCGACAGGCGCAGGGGGCTCCGTCGAGTGGCACAAGATGGGCGAAGGCTGGTCGTGGACGAGGAAGAAGGGCTCCGACGTCGACCATGCGGCCGCTGCAGCCGAAGGGTGGTCCGAGATTGCGCGTCGCCTGTCCGAGGAGACGCATCGCTTCTATGTGCTGGACGAGTTCACCTATCCGCTCAAGTGGGGATGGGTCGATGTGGGCGAGGTGGTGGAGGTTCTGAGGAATCGGCCGGGCAACCAACACGTCGTAGTAACCGGTCGCGACGCGCCACAGGCTCTGATCGACGCCGCGGATCTGGTCACGGAGATGAGCAAAGTGAAGCATCCGATGGACGCAGGCCGTAAGGGCCAACGCGGCATAGAATGGTGACCTCCGTCCCGGCCGTCGTGATCGCCGCTCCCTCGTCGGGTAGCGGAAAGACCACGGTGGCAACAGGTTTGATGGGTGCCCTGTGCGCAGCCGGCCGCAGGGTCGCGCCGTTCAA from Rhodococcus sp. P1Y includes these protein-coding regions:
- a CDS encoding GntR family transcriptional regulator, which codes for MMDEGRPLFVQIAEMIENSIIDGTFAEESQVPSTNELAAFHRINPATAGKGLAKLVADGILYKKRGIGMFVTSGAQDALRFRRRDDFARQYIEPLITEAGKLGMSVDELKTMLDKWEVAP
- a CDS encoding alpha/beta hydrolase, which produces MDYKQVAARGGSCSLRIAGPETRHVVLLLPGAGDSPDVYDAVAERLHNSDLKTVVVEDIDGLDHEAVLEILDEISLPWAHLVGSREGAELAWGLAARTFGKFQSLTVCDRPHPAIADENGSIAAPDCPPVELPTTVVVGSSLRRASADGTGRVVYGDFRVVQLDGVENIPADASAALATEIVLRTSPW
- the mtr gene encoding mycothione reductase, giving the protein MTEHFDIAIIGSGSGNSIADDRFADLKIALFEEHTPFGGTCLNVGCIPTKMFVYAAEVAQTIRDSARYGIDSTLDKVRWSDIVGRVFGRIDPISAGGKHYRESGSPNVTLFSSHATFVGPRTIDAGNGVIITADQIVVAAGSRPVIPQQVRDSGVKFHTNDDIMRLPELPEHLVVLGSGYIAAEFAHVFGALGSKVSIVARKDKLLRGLDGDLSDRFTELAQKHWNVHLNSGEATAIADGDRVGIELEGGTRVLGDALLVAVGREPNGDLLGAEAGGIELDDEGRIVVDEFGRTTADGVFALGDVSSEYQLKHVANHEARVVAHNLLQHAWEDTSSFQAFDHRFVPAAVFTHPQIAEVGLTEEQAREAGLDIAVKIQNYGDVAYGWAMEDREGFCKIIAEKKTGRILGAHVIGAQAPTVIQPLIQAMSFGTTVAEMARGQYWIHPGLPEVVENALLGLDI
- a CDS encoding alpha/beta hydrolase, translating into MTTWVPDILGDGYEQTTIPLGADPDGEGTVEATLVRFAPADDKPADRAVIYVHGFTDYFFQSHLAEHFAAKGFAFYALDLRKCGRSLREGQTPHFVTDLAFYDAELNEALSLVRADTSGSVVLTAHSTGGLILPLWLDRLNRQEGGTAGLGIDGVILNSPWFDLQGPAAIRSVGTAAIDVIGKVKSKTPVPGQGLDTYGLSLAKDHHGEWDYNLDWKPLAGFPITFGWIRAVRHGHAKLHRGLDIGVPSLILRSKVTHFSRKYSSATDVADAVLDVRQIARWAGCLGDRTTVVPIEGARHDVFLSQEKARTRAFEEVDEWIDWLYRSAHIDRESGKNHSEIGTIS
- the mqo gene encoding malate dehydrogenase (quinone) produces the protein MSKEQRSNEEQVKHSKTDVVLVGAGIMSATLGALLKQLEPEWTIDVYERLDAAAAESSDAWNNAGTGHSALCELNYTPQNKDGSVDISKALNVNEQFQVSRQFWAHSVESGVLSDPKNFINPIPHVSFVHGESNVKYLRARYEALASNPLFEGMEYIDSPDEFAKRLPLMGEGRDFSDPVALNWSDAGTDVDFGALTRQLLNYISGSGGTVHFGSDVRNITKQSDGTWNLKIANLRTGTKKTVNAKFVFVGAGGGALHLLQKSGISEINGFGGFPVSGEWLRCTNPDLISQHSAKVYGKASVGAPPMSVPHLDTRVIGGKPGLLFGPYAGWSPKFLKQGKLTDLPSSVKPGNLMSMLGVGVTELGLVKYLVSELAQSEADRVETLREFAPEVIGTDWELVTAGQRVQVIRKKGRGGVLEFGTAVINSADGTIAGLLGASPGASTAVPAMLDVLQRCFGDRYDAWQPKLKDMVPSLGKKLAEDPALFREIFDWTARGLQLQEPSRLAQPSGV
- a CDS encoding GNAT family N-acetyltransferase translates to MTTQAAALKRSWALDLSNNTLYDLLKLRVEVFVVEQACAYPELDGRDLLTETRHFWLERDGEVVCTLRLLEEHDDGEKAFRIGRLCTQRSARGQGHTTRILRAALAEVGSAPCRINAQSYLVDMYAKHGFLPDGEEVLEDGIPHTPMRRGGGTPWGES
- a CDS encoding magnesium chelatase subunit D family protein — encoded protein: MQQSGFPFSAIVGQDQLRLSLVLCAVHPGIGGVLVRGEKGTAKSTVVRALAALLPEVIDEGIARPARLVELPVGATEDRVVGSLDLEKVLRDGERAFQPGLLAAAHRGVLYVDEVNLLHDHLVDVLLDAAAMGRVHVERDGVSHSHAAQFVLVGTMNPEEGELRPQLLDRFGLAVEVTASRDVDTRMDVVRRRLNYERDPESFAAGYADSDAEIARKIVDARSVLDDVVLDDTELRRIAALCASFDVDGMRADLVVARTATAHAAWRGSVVVEEADVRVAAELALPHRRRRDPFDEPGIDDQALDDAMRDAAEQADAGKPEPEPDPDGPGPNRPDPDDAGPDDAGPDDAGPDDAGPDDGGTPPGCGGTEQPPQPQSSNGSQERNAAAPGAQFRARLMEVPGVGEGAPGRRSRSRSSQGRAVRPTTERGKGLHLVGTLFAAAEEQVERGRTSGRFVLRPADLRGALREGREGNLIVFVVDASGSMAARDRLSAVTGAVLSLLRDAYQRRDKVAVVTVRGREAELILPPTSSVDVAVTRLRRMKTGGKSPLAQGFLKAREVVLREKVRDPLRRALVVAMTDGRATGGTDPVGRARIAATRIAGDGIASVVVDCESGMVRLGLAADFAQHLQGGYVRLADLSAEQVAAVVRAAA
- the cobO gene encoding cob(I)yrinic acid a,c-diamide adenosyltransferase, which translates into the protein MPQGVPLPGSVPADGLTTRQRRNQPVLAVHTGPGKGKSTAAFGMAMRAWNQGFDVGVFQFVKSAKWKVGEEATFRLLGDLHDSTGAGGSVEWHKMGEGWSWTRKKGSDVDHAAAAAEGWSEIARRLSEETHRFYVLDEFTYPLKWGWVDVGEVVEVLRNRPGNQHVVVTGRDAPQALIDAADLVTEMSKVKHPMDAGRKGQRGIEW